Proteins co-encoded in one Schistocerca cancellata isolate TAMUIC-IGC-003103 chromosome 5, iqSchCanc2.1, whole genome shotgun sequence genomic window:
- the LOC126188513 gene encoding charged multivesicular body protein 1b-2-like, whose protein sequence is MERHLFNLKFASKEMIRNANKSQKLEDAEKSKCKSALRKGALDVARVHAENAIRHRNQALGFLRMGARLDSVAARVQSLNNMRNMTRTIQAVTRSMEVAIKRMDLERVQSLMDRFDEECQQLEVASMVQESGLDDTTCTAVPMRQVDDLVIQLAEEAGLEVQLEMPQVALDSLGASLVSERDELSKRLAQLRK, encoded by the coding sequence ATGGAAAGACATCTCTTCAACTTGAAGTTCGCTTCCAAAGAAATGATTCGAAACGCTAACAAGTCCCAAAAGCTGGAGGATGCGGAGAAAAGCAAATGCAAAAGCGCTTTGCGCAAGGGGGCGCTGGATGTTGCGCGAGTGCATGCCGAGAACGCCATCAGGCACCGCAACCAGGCACTCGGCTTCCTGCGCATGGGAGCGCGACTCGACTCTGTGGCGGCGCGGGTGCAGAGCCTCAACAACATGCGCAACATGACACGCACCATACAAGCCGTCACGCGGTCCATGGAAGTGGCCATAAAGCGCATGGACCTGGAACGAGTCCAGTCGCTGATGGACCGCTTCGACGAAGAGTGCCAACAGCTGGAGGTGGCGAGTATGGTGCAGGAGTCGGGTTTGGACGATACGACGTGCACGGCAGTCCCCATGCGGCAGGTGGACGACTTGGTGATCCAGCTGGCCGAAGAGGCGGGCCTGGAGGTGCAGTTGGAGATGCCGCAGGTAGCGCTGGACAGCCTCGGAGCTTCCCTCGTGTCCGAGCGCGACGAGCTCTCCAAGAGGCTCGCGCAGCTCAGGAAGTAA